Below is a genomic region from Prunus persica cultivar Lovell chromosome G3, Prunus_persica_NCBIv2, whole genome shotgun sequence.
ACATTGCTTTATCTAAAATTGACGAGGCCATGGAGCACACTCCAACTGTGATTGATTTATACTCGGCCAAGGTTGGTTTGATACATATTACTAAGTTTATCAGCTTGTGCTGTTTATGCACTCTTCTGATTTCACTTTCAATGGCTTTAAATAATTAGTTTCCTGAAGTGTTGCTATTCTATATTTTCTCTTGAGAAATATAACAATGTGTTCAAACCATAGAGATGTCTAGATTGATATTGTTTATTGAAGTAATGCATATAAGCAATGGGAATTAGTACATAAgcgtatatatatttttctttttgaattttcaattaaattattaaagttgtGCGCAAATGAGATTCAGTGTAACATGTAAGAACCTGGTACTGAGATAATGGAAGCCTTGATAACTTCTGACAGCGTCATTATCGAAAGGTCAAACAATAAGTGCTGTATTCTGGTATTTTCCTATATGGTTTGTTGGAAtgcattaaataaaaatctttccCCCGCCATATTGGAAGTCCACAAGCAAGGCCTTATGCAGACTCTAAATTTTCTTCCTTaggttgtaattttttaatttatattttgcaTTAATGTCAGTTTTAATTATCCAAATTAGCATCCTTGGgtaattatgtttttctctctatgttaattatacaaaaaaaaaacagtggaTTATTTAAACTGAATGATGTTATACATGGATTGTTGGAAAGCTTTCATTTTGTACCAAAAAAATAGTTCTCACATGTGTTATGTTCGCAGAGCCGGGTTTTGAAGCATGCTGGTGATTtgcctgctgctgctgcattgGCAGATGAAGCTAGATGTATGGATCTTGCAGATCGCTATATAAACAGTGACTGTGTTAAGCGTATGTTGCAGGCTGATCAGGTTTTAATCTCCTTTTCttactttgttattttttaatagaaaaaaaacttcataGAAAGAGGGAACACATTGCAAAAGGAGGTGGACAAGGGGTCCATCCGAACCAAACCacctaaaacaaaacaagtaaTGCCATACTTagaccaaaacaaagaaaactatATAGGCGGGCACACTTTCTATGCATTTTTAATGTGAAATTAGTTTTTGATTTGTGTTGCTTTCTTCTCTATTTCTTCCCTGTACTGATTGTGTTTCTACATGCTTTTTTCCTCCTTTGTTAGGTTCCTCTGGCAGAAAAAACTGCTGTATTGTTCACAAAAGATGGTGATCAGCACAACAACCTTCATGATATGCAGTGCATGTGGTGTGCATCGATTTTGTATACTGCTTTCATGAAATATCACTTTTGGTGAGGAATGCTTAATGTTTTATATTGTCCTTTTGAAGGTATGAACTTGCTTCTGGTGAGAGTTATTATCGCCAAGGTGATCTTGGACGAGCTCTGAAAAAATTTTTAGCCGTGGAGAAGCACTATGCTGATATTACAGAAGATCAGTTTGACTTCCATTCTTATTGCTTAAGGAAAATGACTCTACGTGCCTATGTAGAAATGCTTAGATTTCAAGATCGGTTGCATTCACATGCATATTTTCACAAAGCAGCAGTTGGTGCAATCAGGTGAAGTATTTTCATTAGAACTGTGAAGTAAGTTGTAATGAGTATAGATACTTTTGGAGTTTgttagtttattattattgttgttataCTTTTTAACATTAGTTTGTGACTTGTATTCCttgatttcttgtttcattGAACGCATTCTCAAATTAGGTAAACTCTTGAggattttgtatatatattgttggCTGTAAAAGTGGTTGTGTTGTTGCATTACTGATTATCGCATAAGTTGCTTCAAAAGTGGAAAGAAGGCCTGACTGAACATTGTTCTTTTGATTCCGTTATCACAAATAAAGTcttattatcttttatttttaatgacaTCAGAGGGGGCTTCTATTCCATCAAGGGGCCCCTAGAAAAATTTTAGGTGAAAGAGGATAATTAATCTGTCCAGTTTTCACAACTGCATCCAAATAATATTGTGTTATGTTTGTCACTTTGCAATAAAGCTATATGCGGTTCTTTAAATATTGACCCACACTCATACTTATGGTTGTATTTGACTTGCAGATGCTATTTGAAGCTGTATGATTCTCCTTTGAAATCTACctctgaagaagatgatgagatgTCTAAGTTGCTCCCttctcaaaaaaagaaaatgaggcAAAAGCAGAGAAAGGCAGAAGCACGAGCTAAGAAAGTATTGTATTTTGTTTGTGTTCCTTGGGGTTGTTAGCATTTTTCCCCCATTCTAATGTTTAGCTTTCTTTTAGGAGGCAGAgggaaaaaatgaagaatctAGTGTGAGTGGTGTATCTAAGTCTGGGAAACGACATGTAAAGCCTGTTGATCCAGATCCACATGGGGAGAAGTTGTTGCAGGTTATTTTTTCTATTCCCGATTGCTTCTTACCCCTTTGCTTCACGTTTCTAACTGCTGTACGGGCAGAGAGTAAATGGCATTATCCTGTCTCTCTTACGCTGTTACATATTTACTCAGGTTGAGGATCCGATGTTAGAAGCTACAAAGTACTTGAAGCTGCTTCAGAAGAACTCGCCCCAGTCCTTGCTGACACACTTGCTTTCTTTTGAAGTAAATATGAGAAAGCAGAAGATTTTGCTTGCCTTTCAGGTAAAAATTTGTTCAAATGTTGAGTGAGATGTTTCGCATTTAGTTTGATTTCCTTGAAGCACTcccattttgttttattggtTCAAAGAGTTGAAGCAAAGATTTGTCACAAATATTGATACCGAAGACATCTGTcagaaacaacaacaaaaggaaTGCTTAGAATTTGTACATGTTACTTTTTCGTCTCTAACAAAGAGCAGTCTGTCAGAAATGGAATTTCATGTTTGTTAGTTAAATCACTTCGCAAGATTTTACGGACGTTTGTTATAGTTAAACTTTCTTTTGATTTATCacggcttttttttttaattaaatttttttctcaactATAGGCTTTGAAGCAGCTTCTGAGGTTGAATGCTGAACACCCAGATTCGCATCGCTCCttggtatttttatttgtttagtgTCTGCTTGCTTGTTTGTGTGTGGGTGTGTATGTTGTGATCTTTCTGTTGGCCCTATTGTAAGATTTCATGTATTGCAGATTAAATTCTTCCATAAAGTTGGCTCCATGCCTGCTCCTGTGACTGATAATGAGAAACTCATTTGGAGTGTGTTGGAAGCAGAGCGCCCATTGATCAGGTTCTCTTTTAATGTGCACTttgcgctctctctctctcatgctccTGTATGTGTTtgacaattttaatttcacttaccaaacatctttttttttaatctagtCAACTACAAGGGAAGTCTTTAATTGAGGCAAACAAGAATTTCTTGGAGAAACATCAAGGTGACTTTTAGGATTATCActgtaaaagaaaaatgcataaGCATTCATTTTCCTTATGTCTTCcgttgtttttgtgtttgttttttctgcaGATTCCTTGATGCATAGAGCTGCAGTTGCAGAAATGCTATATACTATGGAACCAGAAAAGAAATCTGAGGCtattaaattaattgaagAGTCAACCAACAATATGGTGCCCAAGTAATGCCCTGTTCCATTTCCTACTTCTAATTTGCCTTcgaaaattgtaaattggtTTACATGTCTGTAAGAGTGATTGTTCTTAAATGGCTGCATGCATCAAATCAGAAGTGGAGCACTTGGACCTGTCAAAGAGTGGAAACTCAAAGATTGCATTACTGTCAACAAACTCCTTGAAACAATAATTGTTGACCCTGAGGCTGCTCTGAGTAAGTAAAATAGCTAGAGTCtatttctgttctttttaTATTCAACAGAATGTTAAAAGCAGTTGTACATTGGTGTTTGTTGGCATATTTTAGCCTATTTATGTTTGTATATTAAAAGCTGGGTTACTTCTCACAAAATTGGAGATAACAGTATAGATGGTGTCTTGGATTGCTCCAGTTCATGTCGCTCTAGTTTCCATTTGCTGTTGGCAAAATATGCTACCTGTGCTTGTTTTCTTAGTGATTTTCTTCCTTCTGGGTAGTAATCCATGTTGCAAAGATGAcacattttttgtttggggAAAAAAGGCCCTTAGGGAACTGTGAAGACTGCTGGGATTTTGTATAGCTTTTTACATGTCTTCATCCAATTTAAGAATGTGCAAATCAGTAATATGTTCATCTGGTTCAAGATATGGGCTCCTATAATTCTTTAATTCTTTTGTAGGATGGAAAGAGCGATGTGCTGAGTACTTCCCTTACTCTACGTATTTTGAAGGGAATCGTAGCTCTGCAGTACCCAACTCAGCATACAACCAAAATGGAAGTGCGAACCACTCAGAAGGTGGGCAAAGTGCAGATTCAATCGCAGTAAATGGGAAATTAGAGGCATTTAAAGACCTCACCGTGCAACCATAAAGTTGAAGAGAAACATTAGCCAAGGAAACTTGCAAGTTCACCATGTTTGATTGGTGAATCCCAAAACCAAGCTGCAGGTCAGAAACATATGCCCAGACAATAGGTTGCAGCTCGCTGAAGAGAAATATGCTGGGGTTTTGTGCACAAAGTTATGGTTTCCTTTTGAGATCAGGTTTAATTTTCCCACCAGTTCTGCCTTTCCCAATTGTGAATCTGAAAAATGTGTATAATCTACTTTTCCATTGTGACTCTAGGGTTTATTTTCgttctttttgaattttctcacATTTTTTGTGAGGATCTTAGATGAGGTTACTTATTGGGGATGTGCGCCTAAATTTGATCTTTACTAATAGGTTGAGGGAGGAGCTACagaatatcattttttttggcACTGGTTTTAGATCCGGTCAGAATAGATACCGGAGCATGTTGTACTTTCCCATTTCATTGACTTCATTATTATGTataaaccctaaattatttgaaattttttgccATGGATTCCATACAATTTGcaattgataatttgatattGCTTCTGGATCAGCGTTGGTGGTTTGTGACATACAGACCATGAGActgaacaaattttattttcatttttcaattaaGCTCCTTGGGATCATTGCCTTCTGAATTTCTTTACGTTTTTTGAgctcttgttttcatttcaaatttgCATGAGTAAAttttcttaaccacttgagttaCAAGCCTATTGTTTATGCATTGATTTTTAACAATTTGTCAACGCACACAACATGAAAGCGTGTAAATATGGTAGCTCTCTTAGCTCAACCTCATCTGCATACTTGGTCAATCAAATGCAAGAAGTCTGCACCGTATTGAAGGAGAAAAGCACATCAAATATTGAATGACGACAATTGTGGATGCTTAAATTATTGTAATTCTTCTGACCGAAAAATTTACTCGACTCTTGATTTCCTCTTTGTTTCTCCTAGTTTACGCATATAGAAAATCTTTCAAGTCGCATGTTTAAACATCGACCTTACCATGTTTGCAAGCATGTCTCAGGAAATGCTATTTGTTTGGTGTCTTTAGGTTAGCAGTTCTggttacaaaaaaataaataaataaataaataaacccaaaaaccaaaaaactcaCTCTTAGGACGTAAAAACCTAAATTGTTCCATATTTTGAAGTCTGGGAACTGGTCTACATATGATTCCTTCAAGAATCAATTGACCATCATTCTATATCTTGTGGTCACAAAAGTGGAGGATATTCCAGATTTCTGAACCTCAGTATACATcagttttaacttttaaataaaaaggccAAAAACTAATGTATCAGGCATTTGAACATCCTGGCATGTTCAAATGTTGGCAGCTCAATATCAGAACCTCAACGGAATGGAATTTCGATAAAATTGCGTCTTAGGTGACAAGGTTTACTTGCAGGGAGTGTAGTTTGGACATGAGACATGTTTATCAATTTTTCCTTCCATTGCAAGGGTTCCATGAATGTGCCCACCAAACAAAAAGAGTACAGGACAAGGTACAAAACTCACCTGCATATTTGAGTAGTATATATGAAATTTACAGATATACTGAACCGCGTGTCCCCATGACAGAACCTGACACAACAGTTGTCAAAGGCTCTTCTGTGAAACAATATGGAATTTTTTGCACTTCGATGAACCACCCCAATTGGGGTTTGACCATTTGAGAATTCAGAATAAAGCCTGTGCTTTCATATACAATGTCATCAGCTGAGCCCATCGCCCTCACTCTACTGCTGGTCCGAGTCTCTGGCCAATGGCGAGGCACTGCTGCTCTCTCCAACCTCACTTTTACAGAGGGGACATGAGGCATTGATTTTCAACCATTTGTCAACGCACTCCACATGAAAGACATGTAAACATGGTAGCTCTCTTAGCTCATCCTCATCTGCATACTTTGCCAAGCAAATACAACAAACCTGCACCATATTGAAGGAGAAAAGCACAtcaatcaaatgaaaattttggaaatgGTCTCATTGTTACTTCTACTTTGCAACAATTTAGTAATATATGAAAAGGCACCAGGTAGTTGATTCAGAAAGGAAAGTTACAGATAaccaatattttaataatgagGAAGGAAAGTTATATAAACAGGCACCAGGTAGTTTAGATAATTTATTACTCTACATAAACCCTTGTTTCCCATAATAAACGTACTGTTATAGATAACCAATTAATCCACAATATAACTTATAGTTTTAGCtaaaccaaaaaattgtcaCAGCCAATTAACCAGTATCAACATCGattgtgttttatattttcattaatACTATATTCAGATTATAGCAATTCAAATTCTATTTGTTCCAATACTAGATGCATCCAGCTAGCCTAATAAGTAATGAGGCAAGTTAATCACATATTGGGGGATGTCATGGCAGCGTCTTCCTTAAAGCACTGGAAAAATGAAGTGATATCTGGATACAGATACAGAAACTGTTATGAGAAAGGATGTTCTCAACATGAGTACTTCATATTCAACATAAAAGCAACTTCTACCAGCAAGCTATGCAGAAGGAgcatgaattttaattttctgttagGAAGAGTTTCCTGAACTTGATGGTGAAAGTTGGTGTGAGAATCCAAATTTGGTTAAGTGTTGCTTAATTTGAAGAGCATGAACTCAGCAGGCACAGAACCTACTCACCGCATCTTCTCCTGATATTGCGCGCTCCTTTTCTGTCCCTGCAGCCAAGAGCCCACCTTCACTATCCAGGTTGCACTCGTGATCATTATTGGTCTCATTTTCCTTTAACTTGAATTTGTAGGTTGGGAGAGCATTAATTGATTCCACAGTGGCTCCTCTAGTCTGAGAAAAATCCCCTCGAAATCCCAGGACAGAGATGATGCAGGGCAGGCAGCAACAAATTGTTGCACATAGTATGAATGGCATGGCATATCCAATACAACTAAAGGTTAGGAACACAATGCATAACCTATGAGAAACCCAGAAAACGTTAGATGACTCAATAACCAGTATATATTAAACATTATGTCATTAAGAGGTACCTGTACAATTTAGGAGCATCAGAGGGAGAAGAGTGGCCTCCAAAAATCCACACATTGCCTACCACAAACCAGACTGCAAAAAAGCAATCTAAGGCCATCTTGAAATGATCCACTAACCCATTAAGTCTGCAAAATAGAACCAGCTTCTTCACTTCACTACATCATCTATAAATCATGTGTAAAATGTAGggaaacacaaaaagaaaagaaaagatgctTAAAACTTGAAGATAGCATTTAAATTGTTTGTTGTAGCAAATAGGGCTACAAATCTTAGTGTAGTTATGAAAGGGTGTAtgtgacacaaattaatgaattaaaCCAAATCCATTCCCCTAAATGCAACCACACCAGGAAACTTTACAGCTGATGATATCAAGTAAAATGCAATACATCACccatcaattaaaatataaaatggaaaaatgagggaaaaattgaaaaaccttGCACTTAAGGGTCCTGCAatatgagggttatttgtgACTGTGTCTGAGGTGCGATTGTTTTCTTCATCAGATGCTTGAGAAATTGAAATAGCTGTATAAGACATTGGTTCAGGAGGATTGCTTTCAGAAGACCCTTGATGCGATTGAATGGATTCTTGCTCAGCACCTCTGTTGCGGTTACGGAACCTCCAGTAAAGAATAGGAAGTGTTGCAACACAACCTGATGCATAACCCACAACCCATGCAAACAAAGGGGCTTGtggattttcatttgttgacAATGACAAAACAACAATAGATGCTATAATCTGACTCACAGTGACAACAAGCTCAACAGAAATCCATAACCCTGAATTCAAAGGGCTTCTTCGGCGACGACTGTACCCATCACCTCTCCTCATAAATGACGAATTCCTAGAATTTAATCTGTTTGAGGAGGATGAAGCAGCTTGATAAGTGGGGGCATGTGTACTAGCTGATGGTCTGTCTTCATGCTGAGGCAAGTCCACTCTAGGAGGTCGGTCATCACTAGATGAACTTGCTGAAGTATCACGATTCCTTGTTACATCAATTATGTGCACATGATCGTTAGGGCTTTCCATCTGCTCTAGTAGCAAAGGAAATTGGTCACTTTGAGCGTCACTATTTGGTTCTGGACAGGGAACATCCATCTAAATCCGCCAACCAAATTGGAAGGTGAGGATGCATAGATTATACTTAACTTGCACTTTATCTACAAATCCTCCTCCTTCTTTACTTTCAACACTATCTGAAGCTAAAAgattcaaataatttatttctatTCATATGTAAGCTGCAACAGAATCAGAACTATAATCAGGTGTTTTTAATCATTTCTATAAAACACAAATTGAACAATGCTACATTTaaagaatttttaaaagagtAAAAAGTAAAATGCAGGAGAGCAGGATTGCAATATCACATAATTGGTAAATGAGCAATGCCAGTCCACCAAAAAGATGATCAGGATCACATAACCAAACAGATTAGTTGTTGTTCATACATTACTAATTTACTCCTCAATTTTTTGGGGAGATCACCACTATACAGAAACAAGAATGGGAGAGTGAtacataacaaacaaaaccatgtttcaacaaaaagataaaaccaGACAAGTGGAAGGTGAATAAATCTATCCAACTGATATCATGAAAAACTAAAGACTTGCTATCAAACATTCCTATGTGGGTGATTATAGGCAAGTATAAGTTTATCGGATATGCATTACATTTTCAACTAATTCTTAGTTCTCAAACCAGTACTACAACACAAGTCAATACACAACAGGCTCAAAACTCAGAGACCCGCATAGtggaaaagcaaaataaatccAATTTCAGAAAATCAAAGACATATGTCAAGCATAGAAGCAAAACCCATGTCTCAAAAACTTCATATACACTCAATTCACACACTAAATTACACTAAAGATAAGAAATTTCCCAAGTTGACCATCCCAAAACGATCAAATCAAGCAATGATATCGACTCCACGAAAAGCTTAAAACCCACTAATAATCCTTCAAATTAAGCAAGATATAACAATATTtcacagaaaacaaaacccacaacCCAAAAACGATgatgcaaaagaaatgaaagaagaagaaaatcgtAGCAGATTCAACTAGATTATACCTGATAATATAAGATGCAATGAGTATCACAGTCAGACGACCAGCTTTAGAGCTTACTTTCTTCCCATGTCTTCTACTTTCCTCTcagattttcagttttctcgagataaaaaaaaaatatacgtCAGCTTTTTTGCTCCATAGCTCACGCAAACTCatcatagagagagagagagagagagagagtaaacgTTGAGATCAAAGCTGAGCTGTGGGCAGTGAGCGATATGAACTTTTGCACCGTTGGATTGTGGACAGTGATATCATCATGTTGTTGTCTTTGATGGACGGTTGAAATTCACTTGGTTTGGTTGGACACGCCGTACCAAATCCCACTAAAATCGACTGCAACTCGGGCTTGTCACGACTCACGAGTCAAAAATCGAAGCTCCAGTCTGCTACCAAACTCAAGTCAACTCGCTTACACAACAATCcaatttattataatatttagatgcaaaaaatataattggctttttttggtcgcgcaaaaaaattataattaattataattaaaatcgGTACTCATATTTTACTCACAAAATCTGTAGGAGAATTTCAATgtcttttctttatattattttttatataattactcttatttattaaagttgttttaatatttgaacaagttgttaatatatatttgtttttaccATTTATGTTATGAGTTGacaaaaaagatttttttaaatataaatgatGTAGACCATTTTtttaagagatatttagtgatataccaatttcactattatacccaatatgggggcccaaattataaaaataccctacataaaatggactttagaaacacacccaaagcccatttacaacataacaaaaaagcttttaacttcttataaattacaaaactgccatcaatttcttaaaacaagcacaaccccaaaatctcataaaaatacccaaaacactcaatagggcatcaaagtaatttaataatcaatattgaattcaataaggccagctgtcattttttgagttttttttgggttcgtttatagaaattcaatggtgtaaggtttatttataatattagtgctaagaattggtatatcactaaatatcttctttttttttaaatatatgaaGCAGAACACGCTCTCGGTAAAAGAAGaagtttaaaaattaaacaacaacaaaaataattaaatatttgacTAACTAATAATTTTGGTTTAATaatacttcttttttctttctattgttGAAAGATGTCTTAAGTTTGAATCTCTAATTCtttaatgattaaaaaaaagaaaaagtaatgtgtttatttttataaaagtaATCTTGTATATATTCCttcaagatgaagaagagaaaattgtatATAGGGTTGGGTCACCAACATGAATAAGAAGGTATATAGGGTTGAGTCACCAACATGAAGATCACTTTGGCTCAACCTTGAAGAAAGATTTGCTGCTATGAGCTATATAGCTCTCTATTGTTCTCATGTTTGATAAAAATATGTTTAGGTGTGGTCTAAAATTCAACCCGAGGTCGGGGTCGAGCAACTCCACTCCAAGGTCAAGGTGGAACCCAACTCTAATCTAAGGTCAAGGTGGAAGACCCAACCCCAAAAGGCTTAGATGGACAAGGAGGTTGTTATTTATAAcgtcaataaataaatgaataaaacaaaaagacccACAAGTCTTGTGGTATTAAGTTATGGGACAAAAAGAAGTTATCTAGTGAGGTGACCTCTAGGGCTACGTAGCATGACAAAGGAGACTCCCTTGGCTTGATAGGCATCAAACGAGTCAAGGTCTTCCATCAGCTGAGTCAAGGTACCCCTGACATCAGACACAAGAACTTACTTTTTGTCTTTCACGTTTCTATCCTTAGACTAGGTTTTTATCTTTCAAGCAAGTAGACTATGTCAGTTCTTTGCTTTCGTTAGtgtaagtttaatttcttccatttttcatTACGATGTTTTAAGATTCAAGTTTGTTGATTtacttttaattgtttttgactttactttaagtttaatttaatttcagattgctttattttattgccttTATCGTTCATATCATTCTTGTTTCATTCTTACttaaatttatgtttattgTTGCTTCGATCTTATTTTTACAttcattttc
It encodes:
- the LOC18783773 gene encoding N-alpha-acetyltransferase 16, NatA auxiliary subunit, with translation MGASLPPKEANLFKLIVKSYETKQYKKGLKAADAILKKFPDHGETLSMKGLTLNCMDRKSEAYELVRIGLKNDLKSHVCWHVYGLLYRSDREYREAIKCYRNALRIDPDNIEILRDLSLLQAQMRDLTGFVETRQQLLTLKPNHRMNWIGFAVAQHLNANALKAVEILEAYEGTLEDDYPPDNERCEHGEMLLYKISLLEECNLIERALEELHKKETKIVDKLDYKEQEVSLLVKLDHLEEGAELYRILLSMNPDNYRYYQGLQKCLGLYAENAQYSPDEVERLDALYKSLGQKYSWSSAVKRIPLDFLQGDKFREAADNYIRPLLTKGVPSLFSDLSPLYDHPGKADILEQLILELEHSIRMTGRYPGRAEKEPPSTLLWALFLLAQHYDRRGQYDIALSKIDEAMEHTPTVIDLYSAKSRVLKHAGDLPAAAALADEARCMDLADRYINSDCVKRMLQADQVPLAEKTAVLFTKDGDQHNNLHDMQCMWYELASGESYYRQGDLGRALKKFLAVEKHYADITEDQFDFHSYCLRKMTLRAYVEMLRFQDRLHSHAYFHKAAVGAIRCYLKLYDSPLKSTSEEDDEMSKLLPSQKKKMRQKQRKAEARAKKEAEGKNEESSVSGVSKSGKRHVKPVDPDPHGEKLLQVEDPMLEATKYLKLLQKNSPQSLLTHLLSFEVNMRKQKILLAFQALKQLLRLNAEHPDSHRSLIKFFHKVGSMPAPVTDNEKLIWSVLEAERPLISQLQGKSLIEANKNFLEKHQDSLMHRAAVAEMLYTMEPEKKSEAIKLIEESTNNMVPKSGALGPVKEWKLKDCITVNKLLETIIVDPEAALRWKERCAEYFPYSTYFEGNRSSAVPNSAYNQNGSANHSEGGQSADSIAVNGKLEAFKDLTVQP
- the LOC18783772 gene encoding E3 ubiquitin-protein ligase At1g63170, which encodes MDVPCPEPNSDAQSDQFPLLLEQMESPNDHVHIIDVTRNRDTSASSSSDDRPPRVDLPQHEDRPSASTHAPTYQAASSSSNRLNSRNSSFMRRGDGYSRRRRSPLNSGLWISVELVVTVSQIIASIVVLSLSTNENPQAPLFAWVVGYASGCVATLPILYWRFRNRNRGAEQESIQSHQGSSESNPPEPMSYTAISISQASDEENNRTSDTVTNNPHIAGPLSARLNGLVDHFKMALDCFFAVWFVVGNVWIFGGHSSPSDAPKLYRLCIVFLTFSCIGYAMPFILCATICCCLPCIISVLGFRGDFSQTRGATVESINALPTYKFKLKENETNNDHECNLDSEGGLLAAGTEKERAISGEDAVCCICLAKYADEDELRELPCLHVFHVECVDKWLKINASCPLCKSEVGESSSASPLARDSDQQ